A DNA window from Sediminitomix flava contains the following coding sequences:
- a CDS encoding AsmA family protein: protein MKKVFLIVFGLFCVVLLTLFIVPLLYKDKVVAMLQKELDKQLTAKIELKPENISLSLLRDFPSLSVLLEDFKIEGQDKFEGVNLLEIKTFALGMDVMSVVSGDEIVIDHIILEKPSVHVKVLEDGSANYDIMAETTDVPVEETPTEESTGSGPSIKIEKWSISEGVVRYEDPTMPVEVLLTDLNHSGGGSFSDNIFSMLTKTTIDKSTITFDGVSYFNESSVDANINLDIDLDKMHMTFKENYLKVNEFSIGADGWFEMPETGFEMDLRFGSKDNSFKSLLSIVPGMYKSDFKDLETSGDLKFGGEVKGVMDDNNMPAFNFALKVDNGYFHYPDLPSSVEKVFVDLKVDNKDGVPEHTDVDVNNFSLEVAKSPIKGSFHLKQLDAYSAMMQGAVDLAVIQTVFPMDSMSFSGNIDLDAKVDGYVSDESFEKLKASGKMEASKIKFESVDLPQGFGIEHAKITLSPSQIKLEDYKGNVGKSDLTITGFIDNYMGYALKDELLKSNLNVESQVLDLNEWMSEEETVATEEETTTEEVPDSLSMQVEALPSNISFVATAKAKTVKYTNLDLEDFTGRIELKDGVLSMKKLYFNLLGGAFQMDGKYDPRNTEKPLFDASFKIKQLSFKKSYESFVTVQKFSPIAKNIEGDFSADMNISGLLNGDYSPNYESLFGKGGLQVVQAQLKGVKALNSISELTNIKELNDPSIKDIDATGEIKNGKLYVDPFDVDVAGIKTNISGTNSIEGDIDYNIQMNLEGTSYSQYLPGVSSVKFKVSGTYDNPKIKPEYGDIASEVKKQISDETKKATSDALKDLQKQAADGDIDKDSLEKNLKKTGEDLLNNLFKKKKK from the coding sequence ATGAAAAAAGTTTTCCTTATTGTTTTCGGCCTTTTTTGTGTCGTCTTACTGACTTTATTTATTGTTCCGTTATTGTACAAAGATAAGGTTGTAGCTATGCTGCAAAAAGAGTTAGATAAGCAGCTGACTGCAAAAATAGAGTTGAAGCCAGAAAATATATCCTTAAGTCTTTTACGCGACTTCCCTTCACTTTCCGTTTTATTGGAAGATTTTAAGATAGAAGGTCAAGATAAATTTGAAGGTGTAAACCTTTTGGAGATAAAAACTTTTGCACTGGGTATGGATGTGATGTCTGTGGTTAGTGGAGATGAAATCGTCATTGATCATATCATTTTAGAAAAACCATCTGTGCATGTAAAAGTACTCGAAGACGGTAGCGCAAATTATGATATTATGGCAGAAACTACAGATGTACCTGTAGAAGAGACGCCAACAGAAGAGAGTACTGGAAGTGGGCCGAGTATCAAGATTGAAAAGTGGTCTATTTCTGAAGGCGTTGTTCGTTATGAAGACCCTACCATGCCTGTAGAGGTGCTTTTAACCGATCTAAATCATAGTGGGGGTGGTAGTTTTAGCGATAATATCTTTTCGATGTTGACTAAAACGACAATTGATAAATCAACGATTACTTTTGATGGAGTAAGCTATTTTAATGAATCTTCCGTTGATGCAAATATCAATTTAGATATTGATTTGGATAAGATGCATATGACTTTCAAAGAAAATTATTTGAAAGTAAATGAGTTTAGTATCGGAGCAGATGGTTGGTTCGAAATGCCTGAGACAGGTTTTGAGATGGACTTAAGGTTCGGCTCTAAAGATAACTCTTTCAAAAGCCTTTTATCTATCGTTCCGGGGATGTACAAATCTGATTTTAAGGATTTGGAAACTTCAGGAGATTTGAAGTTTGGTGGAGAAGTTAAAGGTGTGATGGATGATAACAATATGCCTGCATTTAACTTTGCTCTGAAAGTGGACAATGGATATTTCCATTACCCTGATTTGCCTTCTTCTGTGGAAAAGGTTTTTGTTGACCTGAAAGTAGATAATAAGGATGGTGTACCAGAACATACCGATGTAGATGTCAATAACTTTAGCCTTGAGGTGGCAAAAAGTCCGATCAAAGGAAGTTTCCATTTGAAACAACTTGATGCCTATTCGGCTATGATGCAAGGTGCTGTTGATCTAGCTGTGATTCAGACCGTCTTTCCGATGGATAGCATGAGCTTTTCTGGAAATATAGATTTAGATGCGAAAGTGGATGGTTATGTCTCTGACGAAAGCTTTGAGAAGTTGAAGGCTTCTGGTAAAATGGAAGCCAGTAAAATCAAGTTTGAGAGTGTTGATTTACCACAAGGGTTTGGAATTGAACATGCAAAAATTACATTGAGTCCTTCTCAGATTAAACTAGAAGATTATAAAGGAAATGTAGGGAAGAGTGATCTGACGATAACAGGTTTTATTGATAACTACATGGGATATGCACTCAAGGACGAGCTGTTGAAAAGTAATCTTAATGTAGAATCGCAAGTCTTGGATTTGAATGAATGGATGAGTGAAGAGGAAACGGTAGCTACAGAAGAAGAAACTACAACGGAAGAAGTTCCAGACAGCTTGAGTATGCAAGTAGAAGCTTTACCTTCAAATATTTCTTTTGTAGCAACAGCAAAGGCAAAGACTGTGAAATATACCAATCTTGATTTAGAAGATTTCACAGGAAGAATTGAGCTGAAAGATGGGGTGTTGAGTATGAAAAAACTCTACTTCAATCTTTTAGGAGGAGCTTTTCAGATGGATGGAAAGTATGATCCAAGAAATACTGAAAAACCATTGTTTGATGCGAGCTTTAAAATCAAGCAATTGTCTTTCAAAAAGTCTTACGAATCTTTTGTGACAGTTCAGAAGTTTTCTCCAATTGCCAAAAATATTGAAGGAGACTTTTCCGCAGATATGAACATTAGTGGATTATTAAACGGAGACTATTCTCCTAATTATGAAAGCTTGTTTGGTAAAGGAGGGCTTCAAGTAGTTCAAGCACAGCTGAAAGGGGTAAAAGCGCTGAACTCAATAAGTGAGCTAACCAATATAAAAGAGTTGAACGACCCAAGTATCAAAGATATTGATGCAACAGGTGAAATTAAGAATGGAAAACTTTATGTCGATCCATTTGATGTAGATGTGGCAGGGATTAAAACCAATATTTCAGGAACAAATTCGATTGAGGGAGATATCGACTATAATATTCAAATGAATTTAGAAGGTACATCTTACTCGCAGTATTTACCAGGAGTTTCTTCTGTGAAGTTTAAAGTGTCTGGTACGTATGACAATCCAAAGATCAAGCCCGAATACGGTGATATTGCCAGTGAAGTGAAAAAGCAAATTTCTGATGAAACGAAAAAAGCAACTTCGGATGCTTTGAAAGACTTGCAAAAACAAGCTGCTGACGGGGATATTGATAAAGATAGTTTAGAAAAGAACTTGAAGAAAACTGGAGAGGACTTGTTGAACAACCTTTTTAAGAAGAAGAAAAAGTAA
- a CDS encoding DUF6371 domain-containing protein gives MNFFKGNRYSIAKKCPCGKSNRDGKFIPYVGETDYGFCHACDTNFIDEYKDTSYERVYDRSVVEAKPVAIRFITYEKFGPICKAKKENNLYTFLETVFGLSKITDAIEEYCLGSSKDGGAVFWQIDVEDNVRKAKVMFYNKNGHRNKSIPPLQPFKNSDGYTSCLFGEHLLKNNLDQDVCIVESEKTAIIGRIVYPNMIWLATGGLSNFSVGKCRVLEGRRVFVIPDFHDNARNAWFRKCEEISKFCDAVFIDPYPEEDSGIDIADILVDDHLMKNPLARQRLENLR, from the coding sequence ATGAATTTTTTTAAGGGGAATAGATATTCAATCGCTAAAAAATGTCCATGCGGTAAAAGTAATCGTGATGGTAAGTTTATTCCATATGTAGGCGAAACGGATTATGGTTTTTGCCATGCGTGTGATACTAATTTCATCGATGAATATAAGGATACTAGTTATGAAAGAGTCTATGATAGATCCGTAGTTGAAGCTAAGCCCGTAGCCATTAGGTTTATAACTTACGAAAAATTTGGTCCTATTTGTAAAGCAAAAAAAGAGAATAATTTATACACATTCCTAGAAACCGTATTTGGACTATCTAAAATAACAGATGCAATAGAAGAGTATTGCTTAGGTTCATCAAAAGATGGCGGAGCTGTATTTTGGCAAATTGATGTAGAAGATAATGTTAGAAAAGCTAAGGTGATGTTTTATAATAAAAACGGTCATCGTAATAAGTCTATACCTCCTCTACAGCCATTTAAGAATAGTGATGGATACACAAGTTGTCTTTTTGGTGAGCACCTGCTTAAAAACAACCTAGATCAAGATGTCTGTATTGTTGAGAGTGAAAAAACTGCAATTATAGGACGTATTGTCTATCCTAATATGATTTGGTTAGCAACTGGAGGTTTATCTAATTTTTCAGTTGGTAAATGTCGTGTATTAGAAGGCCGAAGAGTTTTCGTCATACCCGACTTTCATGACAATGCAAGAAACGCTTGGTTTAGAAAGTGTGAAGAAATTTCTAAGTTTTGTGATGCAGTATTCATTGATCCTTATCCAGAGGAAGATTCAGGTATTGATATTGCGGATATATTAGTGGATGATCATTTAATGAAGAATCCTTTGGCGAGACAAAGGTTAGAAAACCTTCGGTGA
- a CDS encoding DUF3987 domain-containing protein — MGNRKQSNSKLSKAAFDEALVSKVNQSEKNSNTSLSFKASIVMGSQDSVEFVKALNDGVPFPIEVFPKLYQDFSTKVSDSLGLPIQFILSGLLPVFSSLLGTHFVFEEKPGIRHSASLWLTFVGYSGVGKTPVIKVLTRPLQELDRRLYEEYKQKVKELEMNSGEDSNFEKPHLIQSIINDFTFESLAEVLINNKKGVFAVQDEVMSLFNGLNKYRKGDDVEKLLSLHSHTPIIINRKSSDHLRIDKPYMSLIGGIQPGVLHNLGKGDHMESGMFFRLLFVDASDFKQKEWNSTGDQNGVIEWYETTILKFNDLIKTKDYNHEKPFVFYLSEDAKVEYKSVMDTLRQIYNNYEGKDVSFIKTLFSKFQSHFGRLCLVLHAIQASVNGDFFQENISAGTVSSAAEITRYLISTSMKASRKIKNSKKRGRKPQHKEIDWDLVFHDKKFMKMEKIIEFVWKQNSAIGSSTIRERASKELKKVSRGVYTRP, encoded by the coding sequence ATGGGTAATCGTAAACAGTCTAACTCCAAGTTGTCTAAAGCTGCTTTTGATGAAGCTTTGGTAAGTAAAGTAAATCAAAGTGAGAAAAATTCTAATACTAGCCTTAGTTTTAAGGCTAGTATTGTTATGGGTTCTCAAGACTCTGTAGAGTTTGTAAAAGCCTTGAATGATGGTGTACCATTTCCAATAGAGGTTTTCCCTAAGTTATATCAAGATTTTTCGACTAAGGTTTCTGATTCTTTGGGGCTTCCTATTCAATTTATATTGAGTGGATTACTTCCAGTTTTTTCATCATTATTGGGTACTCACTTTGTTTTTGAAGAGAAGCCAGGTATAAGGCATTCGGCATCTCTCTGGTTGACTTTTGTTGGGTATTCGGGTGTTGGCAAGACACCTGTAATCAAAGTACTAACAAGACCTTTACAAGAACTAGATCGAAGGTTATACGAAGAGTATAAACAGAAAGTCAAAGAGTTGGAAATGAACTCTGGAGAAGATTCTAATTTTGAAAAACCGCATTTGATTCAATCTATTATTAATGATTTTACTTTTGAGAGTTTAGCTGAAGTCTTAATTAATAATAAGAAAGGTGTATTTGCTGTTCAGGATGAGGTGATGAGTTTATTTAATGGTTTAAATAAATATAGAAAAGGAGATGATGTAGAAAAGTTACTTTCATTACATTCTCATACCCCTATTATAATCAATAGAAAGTCAAGTGATCATCTTCGTATTGATAAACCATATATGAGCCTAATTGGAGGGATACAACCTGGTGTATTACATAATTTGGGTAAAGGAGATCACATGGAGTCTGGAATGTTTTTTAGGCTCTTATTTGTTGATGCATCTGATTTCAAACAAAAAGAGTGGAATTCTACAGGTGATCAAAATGGAGTAATAGAGTGGTATGAAACTACTATTTTGAAGTTTAATGACCTAATTAAGACTAAAGATTATAACCATGAGAAACCCTTTGTATTCTATTTGTCAGAAGATGCAAAAGTAGAATACAAATCTGTTATGGACACTTTAAGACAGATTTATAATAATTACGAAGGGAAGGATGTGTCTTTTATTAAAACTTTGTTTTCTAAGTTTCAATCACATTTTGGTCGATTGTGTTTAGTATTACATGCTATTCAAGCTTCAGTTAATGGAGATTTTTTTCAAGAAAATATAAGTGCAGGAACCGTAAGTTCAGCTGCAGAAATAACACGTTATTTAATCTCTACTTCTATGAAAGCTTCTCGCAAAATTAAAAACTCGAAGAAAAGGGGACGGAAACCTCAACATAAAGAAATCGATTGGGACCTAGTTTTTCATGATAAAAAATTTATGAAAATGGAGAAAATAATAGAATTTGTTTGGAAACAAAATTCTGCTATAGGATCAAGTACAATCCGCGAAAGGGCTAGTAAGGAACTAAAAAAAGTGTCCCGGGGTGTTTATACACGTCCTTAA
- a CDS encoding helix-turn-helix domain-containing protein, which produces MKKNELSNSLITVAELAKRLRKTRQTIHNWTKAELIPSYKIGGSLFYDFEEVVNAIKEGGCNG; this is translated from the coding sequence ATGAAAAAAAATGAATTATCTAATTCATTAATAACTGTAGCCGAGTTAGCTAAAAGACTTAGAAAGACTCGCCAAACAATTCACAACTGGACTAAGGCCGAATTGATACCTTCTTATAAAATTGGAGGTAGCCTTTTTTATGATTTTGAAGAGGTAGTTAACGCAATTAAGGAAGGAGGTTGTAATGGGTAA